The following proteins are co-located in the Paralichthys olivaceus isolate ysfri-2021 chromosome 10, ASM2471397v2, whole genome shotgun sequence genome:
- the mstnb gene encoding growth/differentiation factor 8 — protein MHLSHIVLYLSLLVALGPVVLSDQETHHQQPSASSPEDAEQCATCDVRQQIKTMRLNAIKSQILSKLRMKEAPNISRDIVKQLLPKAPPLQQLLDQYDVLGDDNRDVVMEDDDEHATTETIMMMATEPEPIVQVDAEPKCCFFSFTQKFQASRIVRAQLWVYLRPADEATTVFLQISRLMPVTDGSRHIRIRSLKIDVNAGLSSWQSIDVKQVLTVWLRQPETNWGIEINAFDSRGNDLAVTSTEPGEEGLQPFMEVKITDGPKRVRRDAGLDCDENSPETRCCRYPLTVDFEDFGWDWIIAPKRYKANYCSGECEYMHLQKYPHTHLVNKANPRGTAGPCCTPTKMSPINMLYFNRKEQIIYGKIPSMVVDRCGCS, from the exons ATGCATCTGTCTCACATTGTGCTCTATCTCAGTTTGCTGGTTGCTTTGGGTCCAGTAGTTCTGAGCGACCAAGAGACGCACCATCAGCAGCCCTCGGCCAGCAGCCCGGAGGACGCGGAGCAGTGCGCCACCTGCGACGTCCGGCAGCAGATAAAAACCATGCGACTAAACGCGATCAAATCTCAGATTCTGAGCAAACTGCGAATGAAGGAAGCTCCGAACATCAGCCGAGACATTGTGAAGCAGCTCCTGCCCAAAGCACCGCCGCTGCAGCAGCTTCTCGACCAGTACGACGTGCTGGGAGATGACAACAGGGATGTGGTCatggaggatgatgatgagcaCGCCACCACAGAGACAATCATGATGATGGCCACCGAAC CCGAGCCCATCGTCCAGGTGGATGCGGAGCCCAAGTgctgctttttctcttttaccCAAAAGTTTCAAGCCAGTCGCATCGTGCGGGCGCAGCTCTGGGTCTACTTGCGGCCGGCGGACGAGGCGACCACCGTGTTCCTGCAGATCTCCCGCCTGATGCCGGTCACGGACGGGAGCAGGCACATACGGATCCGTTCCCTGAAGATTGACGTGAACGCCGGGCTCAGCTCCTGGCAAAGTATAGACGTCAAACAAGTGTTGACTGTGTGGCTGCGGCAGCCGGAGACCAACTGGGGCATCGAGATTAACGCCTTCGATTCGAGGGGAAACGACTTGGCCGTGACCTCCACAGAGCCCGGAGAGGAAGGACTG cAACCATTCATGGAGGTGAAGATCACCGACGGCCCAAAGCGAGTCAGGAGAGACGCGGGCCTGGACTGTGACGAAAACTCCCCAGAGACCCGGTGCTGCCGCTATCCGCTCACAGTTGACTTTGAGGACTTTGGCTGGGACTGGATTATTGCCCCGAAGCGATACAAGGCCAACTATTGCTCTGGGGAGTGTGAGTACATGCACTTGCAGAAGTATCCCCACACCCACCTGGTGAACAAAGCCAACCCCAGAGGGACCGCAGGCCCCTGCTGTACCCCCACCAAGATGTCGCCCATCAACATGCTCTACTTTAATCGCAAAGAGCAGATCATCTACGGCAAGATCCCCTCCATGGTGGTGGACCGTTGCGGATGCTCTTGA
- the c10h2orf88 gene encoding small membrane A-kinase anchor protein: MGCVKSKRSDSGAQNANSTEKTIGRSRGEKAYLVHSEMGAAESSAQVSPVLLEYAQRLSEEIVARAVQQWVEVDCRYSDIPYIECDVP, encoded by the coding sequence ATGGGGTGCGTCAAATCCAAGAGGAGTGACTCCGGAGCCCAGaatgcaaactccacagagaaGACGATCGGTAGATCCAGGGGCGAGAAGGCCTACCTGGTTCACTCGGAGATGGGCGCGGCGGAGAGCTCCGCTCAGGTCAGCCCGGTGCTGCTGGAGTACGCCCAGAGGCTCTCCGAGGAGATCGTGGCCAGGGCCGTGCAACAGTGGGTGGAGGTCGACTGCCGCTACAGTGACATCCCTTACATTGAGTGTGACGTGCCATGA